The Porites lutea chromosome 7, jaPorLute2.1, whole genome shotgun sequence genome includes the window cgtttgtcgttattttcttcaaaacaatgtataataaaacaattattagattcggtttttgtgatatccggaataatcaaggtctcggttagtgttatcagcctcagccttcggcttcggctgataacacttacctcgaccttgattattccggatatcacaaaaacctcatccaataattgtttataaatagatttaaaaaaaaacttgctagAGTAAATGCGCCTTTATTCGAAGTTTTACTGTTACTCTTTCACAAGTATAGAACTATTCAAGTAGCATTTGCactgaaagcattttttttccctcttggCCAGACCTTTTGTGGAGACTTCGTTAATGGTACTATGGAAGACtttgttttcccattttgtAAATCTGGTTACAAAACACGTGATGAGGGCTGACGATGTTGGCAGTATGTTTGGATCTCGTCTCATCGCTCAGGACTCGAAACATGGAAAAGAGGTGAGAAACTTACTTTACGTTATTTTACAACCGTGGCTTTCGATCAGGGGTAGACACTGGTTGTGATGGGAggcactgttttttttttttggcgtgcaagttcctttctctttcaaaaTGAGAGGTCGATAACAGAGATCTGGAAAAATAGCAGTAAAAGTTAAGGCTTTATAATTGGCGGCGAAGCTTCTAGTTGCAAGGTAtaaagagggtctgaatggggtttagtgttatttgcccataatttttagtattttctgttaaattggccaattttttaatgtttactgtTTCCGAATAAAATACTGTTAAGTGTTTGGAGCGTTCTTCGGACATCATATCTTCGGTAATGGTCGGACCTCTTCGTtagtcttcggaaatcttcgttggtcttcgggaatcttcgggAGCCTTCGGAAGTCTTCTGAAATACATTGTCGTAAAATGGCCGAAAACTCCTGgatatactaaacaaaataatactggcctttttggagccgttttttgcttctttctggaaaaaatttactgtttcaaagatttttttgctgttagtgttaactgtttcatgttacaaagccaaaaaaagaaGTGGTTAGTGTTATCGAGGTACCCCCATTCAGACCAGTCTATAAAGCAATGGAAGTGTTGTGTGAACGACATGCACCAAACACTGCAGCAAGCCCAAGTGTACTACATGTATGTGGGCCTCAGGGAATCTAGGTGAAATTAATTGTTGGTATTACCAGTATAACTATCTATCaagcatgtttcatttctaCGTTTTTGACGTTTTTTCCAGGGCGTGTACCTTTACACAAATCAACACCCTGTTGGTACCAACTTTTCGGCGGGACTTATCTCTCGCATTGCACTCTTGAATAAATAGAACTTTCCGGCCTGCAATTTACATAGCTAAGTTCAAAGGAACTTAACAAACTTAAAGCATTTCCTCTCGGCGAACCGTCAAGAACTGTAGATCAGTCATTAAACAGCAAAGCCACTTGTGTTACTAAGAAATTCAATTGTGATACTTGACGTTCTTTGTTTATCATCGTCTTCAAAAAGATCGGATTAGTATAAGATTATGGAAACTCCAACCATagcccaacattttgccccaagtgagaagttAGTCGTTATATGGTTGCGTTAGGGGATCTAGATGACATTTGACCAAACGAAAACGCACATGAAAATTGTCCATGTTTTCGCGCTTAAGAGTACTGACTACATGTACACCGATAGACCCAAAAGTCTCGTGATattatttttcctgttttgaagtcactgttTCCGGCCTAATTTTAATGTTAAGCTAACCTAGTTATAATTATCTTTTTTGCTCTAAACGTGAAACACTTAAATGCTAGACGTTTCCACCAAAGGTTGTTGCTAAGGTAAACTAATACTGTTTTGGCTGCCTGCATACATGCCATTTCTAACCATACTTCGTAATTTATCTTTTGCAAAAGAGTGGTGTCATCAATTTAACTcctttttatatttctttattttttgttttattgtcttAAATTACGATCAGTCAGTACCTTTAGTACTCAACCGCACAGCAACCTAACGACAACAACGCGATGCATGTAGTAGAAGAATTTACTTTCAGAGAAAAACACTTGCCTGATGCAGTGACAAACCCATGATCACAAACTATCGTTTTGAGAGAAACACGTTACAACGCTTAAGCATCGTTTCCATGAATATGCGACTTTTTGAAGGatgaaaaattaagaaatgtcTCCTTAAAGATGTCGAAGGCTTTTTGGAgaagatatttttttgttggGTAGTCTTTTCAGAATCTATTTTTGTCTGCCCCAAAGCATTATACATTTATGTACTCTTGAATGTTTTCAGGTGCTTTTTTCGTTGTTGATAGAAACTGAAGTCGTTCTCTCGTGACTAATACACCCTGGAAGTTGGGCGTAAGTGCAACTCTAGAATGGTGCAAACAGGCGGATGAATTTCTAGACCTGATGGGCAAATTGTGGTTTCCTTCTTGGGATTTTTTCCAACACTTAAACTTTCAGTATAGCACAACGGTGCAAATATAAGAATGCAATAACATGGAAACATATGCTACATAGCGGTTAATCTATTTAAATGAGCCGTGCCGTGAAGTGAAACAGTAAGCGAGAGACCTAATAGTAGTGGTCCTTCCTCACAATCTATATTATTACTACTTAAACTTAGAACACGTGTTTGAAGTGCTGAAAATACTTTTAGCCCGCAAATTTAATATGATATCTAGCGATCAGGTTTTATGTTTTTCACAAAAAGGGAAGGGAGAGAACAGATCGGAACAGGTGCTTTATACATTTATGTACTCTTCGATGTTTTCAGGTGCTTTTTTCGGTGTTGATAGAAAGTCCTTCTCTCGTGACTAATATACCCTGAACGTTGGGCGTAAGTGCAACTCTAGCATGGTGCAAATTAAATATGATATCTAGCGATCAggttttttattaattttttcaaaataagggAAGGGTGAGAACAGATCGGAACAGGTGCTTTACTTTTTAAAGGGGGCACACAGCTGGATAAGCTTAATCGGTGCCTTCCAAAAAATACTTCTTCTGTGAAGTCGAATATTCTATTGCTGAACTTCAGTTAACGCTTCCATAGCCTGGACTTTATTGCAGCACACGACGCTTAGCGGTCCGGTggaatttttctcttatttttgagcgtaagaacaaaaaatatcCATCGGCCAAATGCGAAAATATAGCCGAGCTTGCTAATCAGTTAAGATTGATTGTGCAGTGCCGGACAACAGACGATTATTTTTCTGACTGTTCTAAGACTAATTCTTATCGCTTACTTTGATTCATAGCCTCATGTGCGCTTCAGAATTGCACCAATTTACCTCAAATCATTGAGCGCTAAAAAGAGTCAATTATTCTAGGTGAAATTTTGTCAtgtaaaaaaactgttttacacTGAGAACCTTTTTAGTAGTCAAATACAACTAATCGTTTAATGAACTGCAAGCAAAACTAATTTGATTTTTATACATTGATAAAGTTTTAATGTTTGACCTTTAATGTACTgtatacatacatgtatgctCATGTCGTGATCGCGGATTGTTCGCTAAAACATGAAAAGTGAAACACTGGTAATCCTCTTACCAGTTTGCTTTGTTTGTGATATAGTACTTGTGTCACATTTGCATCGAGAGGGGATAACAAAAATactaaagaaggaaaaagaaaaaaagagagagccAGAGAGAAAGGAGGGTACATGATGACATATAGATGTGTTATATAGGATATTAATGAACTAAAGCTTAAACTGAACTAAATATTCAAACTATTTCGTCTAAGGAACAGAACACACCTTATTTATGATCCTAATTCCTGTAGGTACCTGAGGTtgattttatttacaaaatctGGGGACGGTAGAGCTTGACTCAGTTTGGATTTGTACATGTAGTAGCGGAGGAATGTAGTAAAACATAGTTGAATTTCCTATTTAAAGTTAAGCCCCTGATGTATTAAAAAggccaaatattttttctttgttcttgaagcaaaaacattttgtgtgaaaggggtacctttcctCTTAAAAAAGGTATACCGAAAAAGGTAAGGGATTGGGCATCCAGGCGAAGCCTCCCCgttttaaatttgttgagtatcccagggggtgggggtgggggtgggggctcGAAAGGTTCAGTGATTTTCTATATGGTGATCATTTACCTTTCAAATCTCAAAGCTGACCATTCAGTTTACGGTAAAAAGTCTAGTTTTACGTTGTAATCGTTCTTAAGCGAGTGCAAAACTACTGCAGGGACCTAGtcttttaaaatcaattatACAAATCAATTAGTCTATTCTCGGATGAAACACTGACTCAGTACTACTGTTGCCAAGACTGATAGACTCGTTCTTTAGTCTACTTGATGCTTTCGGACGATCAGCgaattgttattttttgagGTGTCGTTGCTTAACAGTATTGCTAATGCTCTGTAAGCTCTGTAAGCCGAAACACCAGGTACTCTTTCAGCGTGTAACTGGGCGTGCTAACATGCCGTTCAGCCAAGAGTGATGTAAGTACTCTCTCATGATGTGCCACGGCGGAATCAACCTTACCACTCGCATCAGCCCGTGAACATCACGCACGCGATAAAGGTGGGCGTCGGTGGAGCTCGCCAGGCCCACGATCTCCGACATACCTCTGAGGTAGCGGCCAACGGCTATCACGAACATTTGTGTGCCCATAGCTTTGATTTGCAACGCGCGATACAGCGTTTTTTCTTTATCCACATTTGACTGTCCGTCAGTGACAATTAAAACACGCTTTCTTACCCCAGGCCGACCGCCGGAGTTGCTGTTTAATATGAGCTCCCTTCGACAAATATCGAGAGCATCTTGAGTATTCGTTTTCCCTGCCTCGAAAGGTATCTTGCGTAGTTTATATACGGTGTCACGGCGCGTGGTGAAATTAAAACGGACCGTGGCGTTGTATGAGAATGTAATGGCCGCGTAGCGTCTGTCTCTGTCTGCCTTTCCTGTAAGTAGCTGCAGAGCCCGTAGCGTATTTTTGTAGTCTTGAGGCCGTATCGATGCTGAGGAGTCTATAATGAAGATCGCATCGAACTGTGCAAATGACTGGGTCGGTATGTCCGCAGACCTGCGATGTCTTCTACGTAGTTGTCGAATGACTCTGTGATCTATGCCAAGGAAGAACCGCATTAACTTGTCGGCTGTGACTTGAGCAGGTGGAATTTTCTGAAATCCTGTCAAGTGATGAGATTTGGTTAAAGTCGTCTAACATTACAACACGCTGTTTAAGAGCTGGAAGCTGTCTTAACCAGAttgcttgtgtttttgtttttttttaactctcgTAAACATAAGGATTCAGAAACCAGCAATAAAGTTTATCCATTTCACACCCAGAGTTTTTGATGGGGCCTCGTCAGGTAGTTCTAACTcctgagtctgtggataaaatcttatgatgtgaccattcaagtgaaagctCTCCAACAGTACTTTCACACGCTACTATTTATTCAGTATTTAGTTCTAACTCTTTGTATCTTTGGATGAAATCCAAcggtgtgactattcaaataaaacctcttcagcagtagtggtgctatttatttagtatgtagttctcagtaacttttgagtctgtggatgaaatcatgtggtgtgaccattcaaatgaaatctctccAACAGTTCTTTCTCATGTTACTATTTGTCTTTCGgcaatttgaaaaatgaaatttgggatttttgcgatttttttttttttgttttactttggcCACCACTGGGGGTGAAAGGAAGAGGTAAGGAAGGGCGGAAAGCGTTTTGTATGAAGACTTAAGTGTGCATGACTCGTGCAAAGATAAGAGTAACAATTTCAATGTACGTAATAAACAGCTCCGTAGGAATAGgtactcagtagctttcatatGAGAGAACACACTACACACTTCAGGATCTCAGCAACTGCTTCGGTCTTTCTTTAAAGTGACCACTATAACAGTCAGGACGTAAGGATTTTTCTAACAGCCAACTCAACCTCTAGTTTAGATTCACCTGAACTGTCGGGCAGCAAAATCGAAGGCGAAAATTTGCagaagaattagctacttcACAACTTTAAAGCATCTTGTACAAAACTATGAAACATTACCAACAGAAAGCGCAAAAcagcgggttttttttttaattttaaccctTTAGTGAGACTTCTAAACTTGTCCTCTTTGACTCTTAgtcgagaagcaaagtttgaaatgTCCTAAGTATTTTATCATTGTACTCTAAAGATGTCACCATGGagtctgtttttgttttaattaaaatgaaaaggtaTTCAATAGAGATAATTTTGTCTCTCTTTACTACACGCAGTTGGTTTTCTCTTTAAGTGAGTTTAATTGAATAGTTTTGTTGGTCTTAATAGCTAGCATGCTGTGTCAAGCTtcgacaaaacaaaactttgtttatcCAAACAGCTAACAAAAGATATGCTAAGTCCTtttttgaattcattttttaaggTCAATGATCCTACGTCGTGTTTGGTCTTGTCTGCAGTGTCTTAATTTTAATTGCAAAAACCCGTTTGTATTATCGCTGCTTGAAGCCGCTGTGAAGCTTTTCTGACGAATATCAGTGCTGCAATGACTGAAAGCTACCAGAAAACCTCCGTTTGCTTAacttttagcctgcgtagcatggcagTTTTACCGGGAGCACGACTAAGCGGCAAAGACGCAAAAACGCGCGCAAAACGCGGGCGAACGTCCTCACgatttctctgccctcgcccgtcGTTATTTACTttgcgcgcccaaccaaaaccgccatgctacgagGGCTACCTAACTTTACGGCTGAATTATTGAAAAAGGCAACAAGTGTGAGTTATCACTTGTTAAACGATTCGTGTGAAACCGAACCTGAGAGAGAGAATCAGAGGTAGTCTCTAagtctgaaaatttttaaaagcatGAAGACCTGAAAAGGTTTAGGTGCATGGCTTCAACATTTGCACCCTTTcataaccaaaagaaatcctATAATGAAATTCGTTCAATTCTTAGTTAACGTCTGTTGATACTTTTGTGTTGTACTTTTTTCCTCTAAAGCTAAAAGTAATGTAAGAAGGAAACTCGAATTTTGTCTCAACTTGTGGATTTGGGTGCTGTCAGTTCGGTTTCTGAAGGCATCACTTACTTTCCCATGGATCCGAGTTTACGATCTTGTTCTGCTCCCAGATAAAGCCGGAACACTCCCACCATAAAACGAACATGACTGCCACATGCAACAGTGTCCTCCACATTTCGAGGCTGTGTTCCAAGACTATTTAGTGAATTGGAGGTGTCTTCAGTAGAATGGCCGAGTACTTGAGGTTATCAATTTATCTCCTTGTGATTTACGCAAAGCCTTTTATCGTTTCTGTCGACACTTCTGGAACCAATTATGTTATACTAAAACGTATTGAGGAGACCTAGGGGGTGTTAAACAATAGTCTGGAGTTTCGAGCTATGACACATGGCAGGAGTTAGGCTGACGATCTGCCTCAGTAAGTTTTTACAAACTTCCTTTCTCAGAATTTTCGAGAGAGTAGACTTCAGTCAAAGTGCATATCCGTGTGACCTTCGCGTACCAGCTGAAATAAGATGATTAAAACAAATTCGACATTCAAATACAGTCAATAATCTTAAAGTTGCCCTAAAAGTCAATCTCATAGAGATAAAAGAACATGGCTAAAGAACAGCAGAGACCAATTCTAGCTGTCCGTTTTTGTGACAGAGAGAGAGCGTCCAAATTACTCGAGGAAACATAAAgagaaaaacgtcttttaatGTGCTAAAAGAATACAGATAATTGGCACTATCTCGAATTTGACCTCttcgaaggaaaaggaaagacaAACTTTCGAGAAAAGGAGAGCCCTATTTAAAGCGGGAATAAAATACTGTTGAACAGACTCCAAGAGAAACGGATGTTTGTTAAAACCAGTGACAAAGAAATTTCCGGAGCTTACTTAGAAAGGCCACACAACACTTTCACGCTTCGTTTTCTATCTCTATTGTACCGTATCGGCCTTATTCTACAGAAAAGTTCCAGTGCTCTTCACTTTTCAACAAAAACCTTTGTCGTTCGCATATCAAGGTACCTATAGCAACCAATACCGTTTTTCTTGTTATCTCGGCACCAAAGCCTTTCTAGAATTTTCCatcgttgttgtttgtttttatcaaaggaaaatgCCTGGATGTATTTCATTGTTTTGCTGCACTTTTTGTTTATATCAGTTTTAATTATAGTATTTATAACTGCCTTTTCATCATAATCACTTGTCTTAAAGAAATTTTATACTTCGCTTGCACTTGAGGTTAAATTGTTTAATTTGATTAGTAATGTTTTTGGCAACTGCTCCCCTTTATATGTTTCACCTACGCTTTCGGTTGAAGTCGTCCGTTTAATTTGATTTGCTTCATTGTTTTCACGGCTGTTCTTTTCACCAGGTTTTTACTTGTCGTGATA containing:
- the LOC140942738 gene encoding cartilage matrix protein-like, whose product is MWRTLLHVAVMFVLWWECSGFIWEQNKIVNSDPWERFQKIPPAQVTADKLMRFFLGIDHRVIRQLRRRHRRSADIPTQSFAQFDAIFIIDSSASIRPQDYKNTLRALQLLTGKADRDRRYAAITFSYNATVRFNFTTRRDTVYKLRKIPFEAGKTNTQDALDICRRELILNSNSGGRPGVRKRVLIVTDGQSNVDKEKTLYRALQIKAMGTQMFVIAVGRYLRGMSEIVGLASSTDAHLYRVRDVHGLMRVVRLIPPWHIMREYLHHSWLNGMLARPVTR